From the Paraflavitalea soli genome, the window GGCTCCTGGGCATTCAACCCCATCAGTCATACCCGTATCCTGGGTGTATTGCAGCGAATCGCTCTTTGTTATTGCATTGCCGCCTTACTGATACATTATATGCAGGGCAAAGGACTGATCGCTATTTCAATCGCCTTCCTGCTGGGTTACTGGGCCTTGTTGTATTTGTTTGGAGAACCCGGGCAGGAACTGACCAGGCTCGGCAATGCAGGCACCAAACTGGATGTCCTGTTGCTGGGTAATGATCACCTGTACCATGAAGGTGGCGGCCCGGTGGCCTTTGATCCGGAAGGTATATTGAGTACCCTGCCTGCTGTAGTGAATGTGATTGGCGGATACCTGGCCGGTATCTTTATTCAGCAAAAAGGCAAAAGCTTTGAGACGATTGCCCGCCTGCTGATAGCAGCCGCTGTGCTGCTCTTCATCGCCTTGTTCTGGGCGCAGTTCTTCCCGCTGGCCAAGAAACTATGGACCAGCACTTTTGTACTGCTCACCGTAGGGCTCGACCTGGTAATCCTCTCACTGCTGATCTATGCCATTGAGATCAAACACTGGAAAAGAGGGACAGGTTTCTTCCTCGTATTCGGGAAGAATCCCCTGGCCATCTACCTGTTATCGGAATTGTTATTCGTTACTTTCCTGATGATCATGGTACAGCCGCATACCAGTTTTTACCAATGGGTGAACCAGTTCTTCTTTCAAAAACTCTTACCCGGCCCGCTGGGCAGTCTGGCATTTGCCGTGTCCTTTATGCTGCTTTGCTGGCTGGTGGGTTATTGGCTGCACAAAAGAAAGATCTATATCAAAATATAAAAGGGGCCAGTGTGCACCGGCCCCTTTGTGATCCATGGCTATGGCTATTTCGATTTACCTGTCTTTATATACTCAACTGCTTTCTCCAGCAATTCATCTTTGTTGTTTAAAAAGCCTTTAATGGTTGCCTTAATTGCTATGTCCGGGATGATGCCGACCCTCTGTGTTTCTTTTCCATCGGGATAGTAAATACCAAGACCAGAAATATACGTGTATATCCCACCTGGCAGGTTAATGAGCGCCACATTGCCATCCGCCCCGGCAGAATTGGAACCGATCAATACTGCTCCTGGTGATTTCCGGAATACCATGGCCTGGAATTCTATAGAGCTTTGCGTTTCCTCGTTGATGAGAATAGCGATCCTCGGTGGAAAATAACCAGTGGTGCCAGTGGTACCCATAGTGGTAGGTTTGGAATAAGGGAACAGGCCTGGTTGATCCGGATAGGGGGAAGAGAATTTTACAAATACGGGATCAGGACGCAGAATAGCATTGCCGATCAGGTCACCCGCCGACTGGGTTTTGGGATATTGCCGGTTATCGATAATAAGTCCTTTTACACTGCTTACGAGGGCCCTTAGTTTCAGGCTGTCTTTTCGCTCCAGGTTACCCAGGTTGATGTAGCCAATACTATCTCCTATCCTACACAAACTGGAATCTCTTTCAAAGGGAAAAGTACCCGGCTTAATTTTTGAAAGTGCTCTTGTAGCCGTGTTAAAAGAAACTACCTTTTTAAACTCCTTGCCTCTTCGTATGAGTAGTTCGCTGGTTTCTTTCCGGCTCCTTGTAAGTGTGTATCGCAATATGTTCAGGAAACTGCCATTATTGGAAGCTGAAATGAGGGGCCTTCTTTGCCGGATCAATTCGCTGATCGATACACCATCGATGCTTTCAATAATATCGCCTGTTGCAATACCCGACCGCCTGGCCAGTGAATCATTGGTGATGGCGATGATCACCGCCTTATCTTCTATAAACTTTACGGTAAAGGGCATATAATATTTACCAATATCTTCTGTGATGACCCTGGATTGGACCACTGCATGGCTATCTTTTATCGTGGCGATCAGTTGTTGAACGACCGTCGCATATTCACTG encodes:
- a CDS encoding acyltransferase family protein, coding for MTATNERFLSLDIFRGLTICFMIIVNSAGWGAPSYAPLDHAAWFGFTPTDLVFPSFLFAVGNALSFSKTKYTSDAAFLSKVFKRTLIIFLLGYLMYWFPFFHRTADGSWAFNPISHTRILGVLQRIALCYCIAALLIHYMQGKGLIAISIAFLLGYWALLYLFGEPGQELTRLGNAGTKLDVLLLGNDHLYHEGGGPVAFDPEGILSTLPAVVNVIGGYLAGIFIQQKGKSFETIARLLIAAAVLLFIALFWAQFFPLAKKLWTSTFVLLTVGLDLVILSLLIYAIEIKHWKRGTGFFLVFGKNPLAIYLLSELLFVTFLMIMVQPHTSFYQWVNQFFFQKLLPGPLGSLAFAVSFMLLCWLVGYWLHKRKIYIKI
- a CDS encoding S41 family peptidase; translated protein: MPYLLVLLFTLIVTGVFGQGTSIATPIPDSTKSSTLLAPLSKQEVDHLFVLGKLWGFLKYHHPAVTQGKFNWDKELTDIIPAVMATRDKQQRSDSLLAWINRLGDVPACDSCKDSTIKNVALRPDHSWISRAHFSEALINKLIYINTNRIRGDQHYIRFGSEDDIHVAAFEHENSYTSMTYPAAEYRLLALFRYWNIIEYWYPYKYNLGQSWDDILKKFIPLMIAAQNASEYATVVQQLIATIKDSHAVVQSRVITEDIGKYYMPFTVKFIEDKAVIIAITNDSLARRSGIATGDIIESIDGVSISELIRQRRPLISASNNGSFLNILRYTLTRSRKETSELLIRRGKEFKKVVSFNTATRALSKIKPGTFPFERDSSLCRIGDSIGYINLGNLERKDSLKLRALVSSVKGLIIDNRQYPKTQSAGDLIGNAILRPDPVFVKFSSPYPDQPGLFPYSKPTTMGTTGTTGYFPPRIAILINEETQSSIEFQAMVFRKSPGAVLIGSNSAGADGNVALINLPGGIYTYISGLGIYYPDGKETQRVGIIPDIAIKATIKGFLNNKDELLEKAVEYIKTGKSK